The following are encoded in a window of Mycobacteroides chelonae CCUG 47445 genomic DNA:
- a CDS encoding ABC1 kinase family protein, with the protein MSDSSDQPRRPRKLDPVSAEIQFDRLAATAGQLLKAGSRILSQRPTERDLRQVVAKEMRRSFAELGPAYVKFGQLIASSPGMFPEDLSAEFRSLLDQVPPANPQTIRSMLTDELGAPPEDVFGSFDEVPFASASIAQVHKATLKDGTAVVVKIQRPAIRTRLAADLQILKQIARGLELTEMGRMSNIYEVMQDFEANLAEELDFTLEAQAMRDWTAGLAGSKYAPKVRVPQLYSELCTDKVLTMEYVEGVRIDNADEIRAAGFDGPEVVKTLMLTLFDSAFAAGTFHGDLHAGNLMVDPQGRIVFLDFGIVGRLDQRTRKTLRELIGALIIEPDDEAAARTLIKLGAIDPGADPAKVAESLRKVTRPMGTSLGKISYGTIGRQLTALGREHDAILPKEFILVGKQLLYVERYTKLLAPDWQPVGDPEILTYFGTLISEYQQAREEIKDEVGE; encoded by the coding sequence ATGAGCGATTCATCCGATCAGCCCCGGAGACCCCGGAAGCTTGATCCGGTTTCCGCCGAGATTCAGTTCGATCGGCTGGCCGCCACGGCCGGTCAGCTCCTGAAGGCCGGATCGCGCATCCTGAGCCAACGCCCCACCGAACGCGACCTGCGTCAGGTGGTCGCCAAGGAAATGCGTCGTTCATTTGCCGAGCTCGGCCCCGCCTACGTCAAGTTTGGCCAGCTCATCGCGTCATCGCCGGGGATGTTCCCCGAGGACCTCTCCGCGGAGTTTCGGTCGCTGCTCGATCAGGTACCACCGGCGAACCCGCAGACCATTCGTTCCATGCTCACCGACGAGCTCGGCGCCCCACCCGAGGACGTGTTCGGGTCCTTCGATGAGGTTCCCTTTGCCTCGGCGTCCATCGCCCAGGTGCACAAGGCGACACTGAAGGACGGCACCGCAGTCGTCGTCAAGATCCAGCGCCCCGCGATCCGCACCAGACTCGCGGCCGATCTGCAGATCCTCAAACAGATCGCCCGGGGCCTGGAACTCACCGAGATGGGCCGCATGTCGAACATCTACGAGGTGATGCAGGACTTTGAGGCGAATCTCGCCGAAGAGCTCGACTTCACTCTGGAAGCCCAGGCCATGCGGGACTGGACCGCCGGCCTCGCGGGCTCCAAGTACGCGCCGAAGGTGCGAGTACCGCAACTCTATTCGGAGCTGTGTACCGACAAGGTGCTCACCATGGAGTACGTCGAGGGCGTCCGGATCGACAACGCGGATGAGATCCGTGCGGCCGGCTTCGACGGCCCCGAGGTGGTCAAGACCCTCATGCTGACCCTTTTCGATTCGGCGTTCGCCGCGGGCACCTTTCATGGCGATTTGCATGCAGGAAACCTGATGGTGGACCCGCAAGGGCGAATCGTGTTCCTGGACTTCGGAATCGTCGGCCGCCTCGATCAGCGCACCCGCAAGACACTCCGCGAGTTGATCGGTGCGCTCATCATCGAGCCCGATGACGAGGCGGCCGCGCGCACCCTGATCAAATTGGGGGCCATCGATCCCGGCGCCGACCCGGCCAAGGTCGCCGAGTCGCTCCGGAAGGTCACCCGTCCTATGGGTACCTCATTGGGCAAGATCTCTTACGGCACGATCGGCCGGCAGCTCACCGCGTTGGGGCGCGAGCATGACGCTATCCTCCCCAAGGAATTCATCCTGGTGGGCAAGCAGCTGCTCTATGTCGAGCGGTACACCAAACTGCTTGCGCCGGACTGGCAGCCGGTGGGGGACCCGGAAATACTCACCTACTTCGGCACCTTGATATCGGAGTATCAACAGGCCCGCGAAGAAATCAAGGACGAGGTCGGAGAATGA
- a CDS encoding TetR/AcrR family transcriptional regulator, whose translation MRSRLLDATVDCLVKYGYAGTTTTRVAQRAGVTRGALVHHFQSKSELLGESVRHLAFKQGQEILSELIALDSESGTDFVSRCLDALWRMHQGSMFIATMELWIAARTDPELSAQMDQFEFIVMQQFSTLGQSVSQTDEELRVIRNITLTAMDAVRGILVNSMTAPQEARDQRWARAKSMLLNIVESPTVGAPLDSALRTIDTGKLSLSD comes from the coding sequence ATGCGCAGCAGGCTCCTGGACGCCACGGTGGATTGCCTGGTCAAGTATGGATACGCGGGCACCACCACCACGCGCGTGGCGCAACGCGCCGGCGTCACCCGTGGTGCACTTGTGCACCATTTTCAGTCGAAATCCGAGCTTCTCGGAGAATCGGTGCGGCACTTGGCGTTCAAACAAGGCCAGGAGATTCTTTCCGAGCTGATAGCGCTGGACAGTGAGAGTGGAACCGACTTCGTCAGCCGTTGTCTGGATGCACTCTGGCGAATGCACCAGGGGTCGATGTTCATCGCCACCATGGAGCTATGGATTGCCGCGCGAACCGATCCTGAACTATCGGCTCAGATGGACCAGTTCGAATTTATTGTGATGCAGCAGTTCTCGACGCTGGGTCAATCGGTGAGTCAGACCGACGAAGAGCTGCGAGTCATTCGCAACATCACGCTCACCGCCATGGACGCCGTTCGTGGGATCTTGGTCAACAGCATGACCGCACCGCAGGAAGCTCGTGATCAACGCTGGGCGCGCGCCAAGTCGATGCTGCTGAATATCGTCGAGTCGCCAACGGTCGGTGCGCCACTGGATTCCGCGTTACGCACCATCGACACCGGGAAGCTCAGTCTTTCCGACTAG
- a CDS encoding ABC1 kinase family protein — translation MTTPEGAGNDAAPLATGLSESGIQQPDLPESTSEFVAATANSQPARGAIDIEITRPRVTLHPPPLRVEVGRVGIAASRLASSGARLLVRPRRGKSLEVRAAHELRRTFALMGPTYVKLGQLIASSPGVFPEALSNEFRTLLDRVPPASSELIHQTVREQLGADPATIFATFDEHPFASASIAQVHHATLKTGERVVVKIQRPKIRTRLAADIRIWGRLARVVVKTDLGRATNATEIIEDFEQNLNEELDFAAEGHAMEQWIASLADTEYGDKVRVPKVFWQYSTERVLTMEYVEGIRIDNVTELAAAGFDGVGLVKAIVYSLFETGFHKGLFHGDLHAGNLLVDSNGRIVFLDFGIVGRIDERSRKIFTEIMVDLFVKNDHAAVARGIYKLGAIGDRGKPADSTTAAKTISDFTNPLQQSKLSAISYGQLGKQLAMMAKEYDVRLPRELVLISKQLLYVERYMKLLAPDWAILSDPSFIGYFGNMVIQAEQSRMEEAAARESSASRKD, via the coding sequence ATGACCACCCCCGAGGGCGCGGGCAACGACGCGGCGCCCCTCGCCACTGGACTGTCCGAGAGCGGGATACAACAGCCCGACCTCCCCGAATCTACCTCGGAATTCGTCGCGGCAACGGCGAATTCGCAACCGGCCAGGGGGGCGATCGATATCGAGATCACCCGCCCGCGGGTCACGTTGCATCCGCCCCCGCTAAGAGTGGAGGTCGGACGCGTCGGCATCGCCGCGTCCCGACTGGCCAGCTCGGGAGCCCGACTGCTGGTGCGGCCCCGTCGCGGGAAGTCGCTGGAGGTGCGCGCGGCACACGAGCTGCGCCGGACCTTCGCCCTGATGGGCCCCACCTACGTGAAGCTGGGGCAGCTCATCGCCTCCTCACCCGGCGTCTTTCCCGAGGCGCTGTCCAACGAATTCCGCACTCTGCTCGACAGAGTTCCGCCGGCATCATCCGAACTGATCCACCAGACCGTACGGGAGCAGTTAGGCGCCGATCCGGCAACGATATTCGCAACATTCGACGAGCACCCCTTCGCCTCTGCGTCCATAGCCCAGGTGCACCACGCCACCTTGAAGACAGGTGAACGGGTGGTGGTGAAGATACAGCGGCCGAAGATCCGCACCCGATTGGCCGCCGACATCCGAATCTGGGGCCGGCTGGCGCGGGTCGTCGTGAAAACCGATCTGGGCCGCGCCACCAATGCGACCGAGATCATCGAGGATTTCGAGCAGAACCTCAATGAGGAGCTGGATTTCGCGGCCGAGGGCCACGCCATGGAGCAGTGGATCGCCAGTTTGGCCGACACCGAGTACGGCGATAAGGTGCGAGTCCCCAAGGTGTTCTGGCAATACAGCACCGAACGGGTACTCACGATGGAGTACGTCGAGGGAATCCGCATCGACAACGTCACCGAACTCGCCGCGGCCGGTTTCGACGGGGTCGGATTGGTCAAGGCCATCGTCTACTCACTGTTCGAGACGGGATTTCACAAGGGGCTCTTTCATGGAGACCTACATGCGGGCAATCTCTTGGTGGATTCCAACGGCCGAATCGTCTTCCTGGACTTCGGGATCGTTGGCCGTATCGACGAACGCAGCCGCAAGATCTTCACCGAGATCATGGTCGATCTGTTCGTCAAGAACGATCATGCGGCAGTGGCCCGCGGCATCTACAAACTCGGCGCCATCGGCGATCGAGGCAAGCCGGCCGATTCCACAACTGCCGCCAAGACCATCTCCGATTTCACCAATCCCCTACAGCAATCCAAGCTTTCGGCGATCTCCTACGGTCAGCTGGGTAAGCAGCTGGCGATGATGGCCAAGGAATACGACGTGCGGCTCCCGCGCGAGCTGGTACTGATCTCCAAGCAGCTGCTGTATGTGGAGCGCTACATGAAGCTGCTGGCGCCCGACTGGGCCATTCTCTCGGATCCATCCTTCATCGGATATTTCGGGAACATGGTGATCCAGGCCGAGCAGTCACGCATGGAGGAAGCAGCGGCGCGCGAGTCCAGCGCTAGTCGGAAAGACTGA
- a CDS encoding SRPBCC family protein: protein MSELHSSIDLPYSIDKLWSVLPDLNKYDEWMTIHTGFKGDVPAIEDIKVGTKFSEIVTLMGMANTVEWTVQEFTPADEVLSAKKGAFKLGGTGMAGVEAIIKSSVEEIDADNTRVNVDSSFTGQMLTGAIGTAIDKAVQEELENSVARLKELLAKELG, encoded by the coding sequence ATGTCCGAGCTGCACTCCAGCATCGACCTCCCGTACAGCATCGACAAGCTCTGGTCGGTGTTGCCGGACCTCAACAAATACGACGAGTGGATGACCATCCACACCGGATTCAAGGGCGACGTCCCGGCGATCGAGGACATCAAGGTCGGCACCAAGTTCTCCGAAATCGTCACCCTCATGGGCATGGCCAACACGGTCGAGTGGACCGTGCAGGAGTTCACCCCGGCAGACGAGGTGCTGTCCGCGAAGAAGGGCGCCTTCAAGCTGGGCGGGACCGGTATGGCCGGAGTCGAGGCCATCATCAAGTCGAGTGTCGAGGAAATCGATGCTGACAACACCCGGGTGAACGTGGACTCGTCCTTCACCGGACAGATGCTCACCGGGGCAATCGGCACGGCGATCGACAAGGCCGTGCAAGAAGAGCTCGAAAACTCCGTCGCCCGCCTCAAGGAGTTGCTGGCCAAGGAACTCGGCTAA
- a CDS encoding acyl-CoA dehydrogenase family protein: MLDWSPIDLAVRDAVRQFIDKEVRPHVDALESGEMEPYPIIRKMFATFGIDALAKEALQKQIEKKKAREAALAAGQPLEDSKKSDGGGVMGLAGGSAGMGFVLTSEISRVCMGLVTGMGVSMGLTVPTIASRGTAAQMERWLPELVTYEKVGAWAITEPDSGSDAFGGMKTYVTRDGEDYILNGQKTFITNGPDADVIVVYAKLDEKDPSVDKRDRTVLTFVLDKGMEGFTQSKPFRKMGIHSSRTGQLFFENVRLGKDRLLGESEANDQGDGRDSARANFSMERIGVAALALGVIEECLRLSLDYAKTRTLWGKEIAQFQLIQLKLAKMEVARLNVRNMLFHAIESLSENKTPSLAEASAIKLYCSEAATDVAMDAVQLFGGNGYMTEYRVEQLARDAKSLMIYAGSNEVQITHIAKGLLAG, translated from the coding sequence ATGCTCGACTGGTCACCCATTGACCTTGCGGTGCGTGACGCCGTTCGCCAGTTCATCGACAAGGAGGTCAGGCCTCACGTCGATGCGCTGGAGTCCGGCGAGATGGAGCCGTACCCCATCATCCGAAAGATGTTCGCAACCTTCGGCATCGACGCTCTTGCCAAAGAGGCGCTGCAGAAGCAGATCGAGAAGAAAAAGGCCCGGGAGGCCGCACTGGCGGCCGGTCAGCCGCTAGAGGACTCCAAGAAGTCCGACGGCGGGGGAGTCATGGGGCTCGCGGGCGGGTCGGCCGGTATGGGTTTCGTGCTCACCAGCGAAATCTCGCGTGTCTGTATGGGTTTGGTGACAGGGATGGGCGTGAGCATGGGCCTGACCGTCCCGACCATCGCCTCCCGCGGCACGGCCGCACAGATGGAGCGCTGGCTGCCGGAGCTGGTCACCTACGAGAAGGTGGGTGCGTGGGCCATCACCGAACCCGACTCGGGCTCGGACGCATTCGGCGGCATGAAGACGTATGTCACCCGCGACGGGGAGGACTACATCCTCAACGGCCAGAAGACCTTTATCACGAACGGGCCCGATGCCGATGTGATCGTCGTCTACGCCAAGCTGGATGAGAAGGACCCTTCGGTCGACAAGCGAGACCGCACGGTACTGACCTTCGTTCTCGACAAGGGCATGGAGGGCTTTACGCAGTCGAAACCCTTCCGCAAGATGGGTATTCACAGTTCCCGCACCGGCCAGTTGTTCTTCGAGAACGTCCGTCTGGGCAAGGACCGGCTCCTCGGTGAATCCGAAGCCAACGATCAGGGCGACGGCCGCGACAGCGCCCGCGCCAACTTCTCGATGGAACGTATCGGCGTGGCGGCGCTCGCACTCGGAGTCATCGAGGAGTGCCTGCGGCTCTCGCTGGACTACGCCAAGACACGCACCCTGTGGGGCAAGGAAATCGCCCAATTCCAACTGATCCAGCTCAAGCTGGCCAAGATGGAAGTGGCCCGGCTCAACGTGCGGAACATGCTGTTTCACGCCATCGAGAGCCTCTCGGAGAACAAGACGCCGTCCCTGGCGGAGGCCTCGGCTATCAAACTCTATTGCTCTGAGGCCGCCACCGATGTGGCGATGGATGCCGTGCAGCTCTTCGGCGGCAATGGCTACATGACCGAGTATCGCGTCGAACAGCTGGCGCGTGATGCCAAGTCGCTCATGATCTACGCCGGCAGCAATGAAGTTCAGATCACCCACATCGCCAAGGGACTGCTCGCGGGGTAG
- a CDS encoding metal-dependent hydrolase, giving the protein MTAVHEPQDIEIRARDVSFDLSDTPLHWIPNEPVASNVLSVLHILVPEAERWFCATFAEALPYVKDEKLAREMRGFVGQEAMHAEVHDRAVGEFLEAHGINTGPYLRQSEYLFRKALGPLRSRSARARYNHLIQRLWLIAAAEHYTAVLGDFALNATWVEHNADPAMTDVLRWHGAEEMEHRNVAHDVANYFSTSYLQRSRAMALVAVGLIPVLTRGIFLILREDPTVNYSYPRFWIEYFKAARRGLLPGLWSLFSATFTYFRPSFLPEEVGSTAQAVAYLASSPGARSAAL; this is encoded by the coding sequence ATGACGGCGGTCCATGAACCTCAGGACATCGAGATACGCGCGAGAGATGTCTCATTCGACTTGAGTGATACGCCGTTGCATTGGATTCCCAATGAGCCCGTTGCTTCCAATGTGCTCAGTGTTCTACACATCTTGGTGCCGGAGGCCGAGAGATGGTTCTGCGCTACATTTGCTGAGGCATTGCCTTATGTAAAGGATGAGAAGCTCGCCCGCGAGATGCGCGGTTTCGTGGGCCAGGAAGCTATGCATGCTGAAGTTCATGACCGTGCAGTCGGTGAATTCCTAGAGGCTCACGGCATCAATACCGGGCCCTACCTGCGTCAGTCTGAATACTTGTTCCGAAAAGCGCTGGGGCCCCTGCGATCACGGTCGGCACGTGCGCGCTACAACCACCTCATTCAGCGACTATGGCTTATTGCCGCTGCCGAGCACTACACGGCAGTGCTTGGCGACTTCGCGCTGAACGCCACCTGGGTCGAGCACAACGCCGACCCGGCGATGACGGACGTCTTGCGCTGGCACGGTGCGGAGGAGATGGAACACCGCAACGTGGCCCATGATGTCGCGAATTACTTCAGCACCAGCTACTTGCAGCGCAGCCGTGCCATGGCGCTGGTCGCAGTCGGTCTGATCCCGGTGCTCACCCGCGGGATCTTTCTTATCCTGCGGGAAGATCCAACGGTCAATTACTCCTATCCACGATTCTGGATCGAGTACTTCAAGGCCGCACGCCGCGGGCTCCTGCCCGGACTTTGGTCTTTGTTCTCGGCGACATTCACTTACTTCCGGCCCAGCTTCCTTCCGGAAGAGGTCGGTTCGACGGCACAGGCCGTTGCGTACCTGGCTTCCTCGCCGGGCGCACGGAGTGCCGCCTTGTGA
- a CDS encoding PDR/VanB family oxidoreductase, producing MNTDLTSRRSHSSPFLPLDAEISKVPPSVRGRFVRDPLLLAARGVREILGASFSLLAPFSTQAEPPEVNRIQTLKVARRDVVAHDENVVALTLTAPDGGELEPWTAGAHLDLLLESGRMREYSLCGDPAVRDSYRIAVRRVPDGGGGSIEVHDTLHEGSLLRVKGPRNGLPMAVPGFGSAARRLRFVAGGIGITPILPMLMTAQRLGLDWSMVYTGRSRDSIPFLNELGVFGDKITVRTDDEHGLPSAVDLLGDIPGATAVYCCGPIPMLELLRTALLDRPDVELHYERFSAPPVVDGAPFTVVLARTGERISVSAEESALSAILRHNPHAAYSCKQGFCGTCEVTVIDGAVEHHDTLLTGPEREAGCMLPCVSRCADRSGSGELVVDL from the coding sequence GTGAACACCGACCTCACATCGCGGCGATCTCATAGCTCGCCGTTCCTGCCGCTGGACGCGGAGATCTCGAAGGTGCCGCCCAGTGTCCGCGGCAGATTCGTGCGCGATCCATTGCTGTTGGCCGCCCGTGGAGTACGCGAAATACTCGGGGCGTCCTTCAGTCTCCTCGCGCCGTTTTCTACGCAAGCCGAACCTCCCGAAGTCAATCGGATACAAACGTTGAAGGTCGCCCGCCGCGACGTCGTTGCCCACGACGAGAACGTGGTCGCACTGACTCTGACTGCGCCCGACGGTGGTGAGCTCGAACCATGGACCGCCGGCGCGCATCTCGACCTTCTCCTGGAATCGGGGCGGATGCGCGAGTACTCCCTCTGCGGTGACCCTGCGGTCCGTGACAGCTACCGGATCGCGGTGCGCCGGGTGCCAGATGGCGGCGGGGGCTCGATCGAGGTGCATGACACCTTGCATGAGGGCAGCCTCCTGCGGGTCAAAGGACCACGAAATGGCTTGCCCATGGCCGTCCCTGGCTTCGGGTCAGCCGCTCGCCGCCTGCGTTTCGTAGCAGGCGGTATTGGTATCACGCCGATCCTGCCCATGCTCATGACCGCCCAGCGCCTCGGCCTGGACTGGTCGATGGTCTACACGGGGCGCAGCAGGGATTCGATTCCATTTCTCAATGAGCTTGGCGTTTTCGGAGACAAGATCACCGTGCGTACCGATGACGAACACGGCCTTCCCTCCGCGGTCGACCTGCTCGGCGACATTCCCGGTGCGACGGCCGTTTACTGCTGTGGTCCAATCCCGATGCTGGAGCTGCTGCGCACCGCGCTGCTTGATCGCCCAGACGTGGAGCTGCACTACGAGAGGTTCTCTGCACCGCCGGTCGTGGACGGGGCACCCTTCACCGTTGTCCTTGCCCGCACCGGCGAGCGAATCAGTGTGTCGGCAGAGGAGAGCGCGTTGTCGGCGATTCTGCGGCACAACCCTCACGCGGCGTACTCGTGCAAACAGGGCTTTTGCGGGACATGTGAAGTGACGGTCATCGATGGTGCGGTAGAGCACCATGACACCTTGCTCACCGGGCCCGAACGTGAAGCGGGCTGCATGCTGCCGTGCGTATCGCGCTGCGCTGATCGCTCCGGCAGCGGAGAGCTTGTCGTCGACCTGTAG
- a CDS encoding GNAT family N-acetyltransferase yields the protein MRAHLHADLAQYWALAGPLYSADPVLYTFELHLAARLRQPDSDPPAALMTFTDLGHLVGAALGTSQGLVCNAIPAAGITAAVNLLADNAIPLPSVRGSRAVTLAVADAWLSRTGATACGTTDERLYRLADLVTPRAVGEPLLVAAEEIESLVPWSIEYSRETFGVDKPADEARRWLIGSYRLGDVYLCWDHGGVPVAMAGVRAPIEGVSRVGPVYTPPPHRGHGYGSAVTAAACEWARQAGAREIVLTTDLANPTSNSIYRKLGFRAVTDSVIVEFA from the coding sequence ATGCGGGCGCACCTTCACGCGGATCTGGCGCAGTACTGGGCCCTGGCCGGGCCGCTGTACTCCGCCGATCCCGTGCTGTACACCTTTGAGCTCCATCTGGCGGCGCGCCTGCGGCAGCCGGATTCCGATCCCCCGGCGGCACTGATGACCTTTACCGATCTGGGTCATCTGGTGGGAGCGGCCCTGGGGACCAGCCAGGGGCTCGTCTGCAATGCCATTCCCGCGGCTGGGATCACTGCCGCGGTGAACCTGCTGGCCGACAACGCGATACCGCTGCCTTCGGTGCGGGGGTCGCGTGCGGTGACGTTGGCGGTGGCCGACGCCTGGTTGTCGAGGACCGGCGCCACGGCCTGCGGCACCACTGACGAGCGGCTCTACCGCCTGGCAGATCTCGTAACGCCGCGCGCGGTGGGCGAGCCCTTGCTGGTCGCCGCAGAGGAGATCGAGTCGTTGGTGCCGTGGAGCATCGAATACAGCAGGGAAACCTTTGGCGTCGACAAGCCCGCCGACGAAGCGCGGCGCTGGCTGATTGGCTCCTACCGATTGGGGGACGTCTACCTGTGTTGGGACCATGGCGGGGTCCCTGTCGCGATGGCAGGCGTCCGGGCCCCCATCGAAGGGGTGTCGCGAGTAGGCCCCGTCTACACGCCACCGCCGCACCGGGGCCACGGCTACGGCAGCGCCGTGACCGCGGCGGCCTGCGAATGGGCGCGTCAAGCAGGTGCGCGGGAGATTGTGCTCACCACCGATCTGGCCAACCCCACCTCCAACTCCATCTATCGCAAACTCGGATTCCGCGCCGTCACTGATTCGGTGATCGTGGAATTCGCCTGA